TCTGCCCAACAAGCTGATCCGTTGTTTGCCCTTGGGTTTGAACGTAAACCTGGCCAAACTGATTGATAGAAACAGACAATGTATTGGCCGGCAATGTGATCCCCGGTGCCACAACATATCCCGTTTTTGGCATTACAAGCGTGTTCGAGGCGTTCAATTGCAGCGCCCCAACGCGCGTATAGGATGTGGTGCCATCGGGCATGTTAACCTCAAAAAAACCATCCCCTTCGATCATAAGGTCCAATGGATTGTTAGTCTGAACGGGGGTTCCCTGGTCAAAAATACGATAAATGCCGCCAGCCTGAACGCCCAAACCAACCTGGAGCCCCGTTGGGGAAATGCTGCCGTTATCTGATGTTGGTGAACCAACGCCCCCCAAATCCTGGTAAGGCAAATCATAGGCAACCAGATATTGTCGTTTATATCCGTCGGCGCCTTGTGCTGCAATGTTTTGTGCCTTGATCGACAAATTCATTTCCTGAAGTTGTAGGCCTGTGCGTGTGATATTGAACGCGTTGATAACTGAAGCCATGATTTTGTTTCCTGGTTATTTTTTATTTTTAGGCATTTTGTGGGGATGCATTGATCATCTTTTTTTGAAGCTGTTCGAACTCATCAATGACTTTTTGGGCGTTTTCAAAAAGACGTAATAATTCCAGCATCCGCATACTTTCGACCATGGGAGAAACGTTGGAGCTTTCCAATGATCCCTGCACAATATGGGGCGCATGGGATGGCTGTGCATCGGCTGAGGTTTTAAAAAGCGAAAGCCCTTCGCTGACCAACGCTTGTTCATCATCGAATTCAACAACCCCTATTTTCCCCAAAATCGTATTGTTGCTGGAAAGCGTTCCATCCTGGGCAATACTGATATTTTTAAGCGACCCTGGAAGTAATATCTCGCTTCCGCCGGCACTTAACACGGGATGGCCCGCGGTTGTGATCAATTTACCATCGGTATCAGTCAGGAATTCGCCATTACGGGTGTATCGTGTCCCTTGGGGCGTGTTTACGATGAAATATCCGTTCCCAACAAGGGCAGCATGCAGGGGTGCCCCTGTATTCATCAGGGATCCATTGGTTGTGTCCCTGACCAGGGCCGCCGTCTTGACGTAAGAAATATCTTTATTGTCTTTTGTTTTGTAGACGACTTCTTCTGTGCTGAGGCTGAATGATTGAAAGCCATTTGTCGTCGCGTTAGCCAAATTATTGGCGACGGTATTAAGCTTTAATATCTGCGCTTCCTGCATTGACAGCATTATGGCAGTCGGCTTGAACACCGCGACATTGCTTTTGTATTGAACTTCGGCCATTTTTCACAAGGATGTTTAGAATCTTTGTTCTTATGGATGCATGAATCGTGCCAAAGTATTTTTGTTTATCGGGGATGCATGATCCTGGCTTCCCTCAAATGATGATCCGCATCCAATTGAAGCACGCCCAGGTCTGGATTAAGCGATGCAAGCCGCAGGTAATGGCAAGCCTTTTTGGTATCGATTTTTGTCCCCTGGCCAGTTTTAAACATAATTCCCGCATTAAACTGGGCAGAACCGCATCCCAGCTGGGCGGATTTTATGTAAAATTCAAGGGCCAGTTGCTCATCTTTTTTCACGCCGTGTCCAACCAAATAACTGTCGGCCAGGTCTTTCCATGCCAATGCGGATCCAAATTCACCGGCTCGTTTGAAATAATAATTGGCCAGATAATAACTTTTTCCAAGGCCGCAATATCCATTAAGGTACATAATGCCCAGCATGTGGAGCCCATCAGCATTATCAAAACGTTCCAGATGGCGCAGAAAAATCACGACATCCTTGTTATCATTTTGCACGTGATGAATCACATACTGTTCGACGTTCGCAAAACAGCTCGATGTTTTAAATAGCAGAAACAGAACGACGGGAATATAGCAGTTAAGGATTATTTTAATCTGAGTTCGGCGTAAGAGTGATATCAAAACAAGACCCACCGTAGTCTTCCTCCGGCTTGACCGGAGGATCCAGCTTATAATGATCGCTTTTTTTCTCTGGATCCTATGGTCAAGCCATAGGAAGACTCGCTTTTGTCTGGGTTTTATTAGCTTTTTACGTCGAATTGGGATTATTTTAGTCACCTGATGTCCTTATGCATGGGGAATGCTTCTATTCATAAAGATCGATCACAAATTTACGCTTGACAAGGACGCTTGCATTTGGAACCCGGTTAGCTGCAACAGAAGCGCCACTATTTTCAGTCACCACTGGTACGGCATGTTGAAAATCTGCCTCTTGGCTTGATAATAAGCTGGATACAGATTCTTGGGGGATCTCTGGGACAATCTCGTTTACAGATACATTCAATGAAGAGCTGTTTGCAATGGCATCATTATTGCTGGTGGCATTTTCCGCATCATAGTCCAAAATGGGCGTACTTGCAGACTCCCTCTCGTGTGTTTGATTTGGACTTGTGCTCGGATTATTGTTGATAGAATCTAATTCATAGTCTGCAACAGGTGTGTTGGCTGCAAATCCGATTCCATATAGAATAAGCTGAAAGCCTAGCGCGCGCACTAAAGAAGAAAACAACATATCGATACTCTTTTACTGTCTAAAAAACTGATATCTATATGA
The sequence above is drawn from the Alphaproteobacteria bacterium genome and encodes:
- the flgG gene encoding flagellar basal-body rod protein FlgG, translated to MASVINAFNITRTGLQLQEMNLSIKAQNIAAQGADGYKRQYLVAYDLPYQDLGGVGSPTSDNGSISPTGLQVGLGVQAGGIYRIFDQGTPVQTNNPLDLMIEGDGFFEVNMPDGTTSYTRVGALQLNASNTLVMPKTGYVVAPGITLPANTLSVSINQFGQVYVQTQGQTTDQLVGQIELSTFFNPAGLKAIGDSMFQQTSASGTPDKGPPGSNRRGMIKQGWREGSNVNAVEEITDLIKIEKIYEMLTKVLKTGDAMLEKANQIGR
- a CDS encoding tetratricopeptide repeat protein, with the translated sequence MQNDNKDVVIFLRHLERFDNADGLHMLGIMYLNGYCGLGKSYYLANYYFKRAGEFGSALAWKDLADSYLVGHGVKKDEQLALEFYIKSAQLGCGSAQFNAGIMFKTGQGTKIDTKKACHYLRLASLNPDLGVLQLDADHHLREARIMHPR
- a CDS encoding flagellar hook-basal body complex protein, producing the protein MAEVQYKSNVAVFKPTAIMLSMQEAQILKLNTVANNLANATTNGFQSFSLSTEEVVYKTKDNKDISYVKTAALVRDTTNGSLMNTGAPLHAALVGNGYFIVNTPQGTRYTRNGEFLTDTDGKLITTAGHPVLSAGGSEILLPGSLKNISIAQDGTLSSNNTILGKIGVVEFDDEQALVSEGLSLFKTSADAQPSHAPHIVQGSLESSNVSPMVESMRMLELLRLFENAQKVIDEFEQLQKKMINASPQNA